Sequence from the Janthinobacterium lividum genome:
ACCCCGCCAAGCCGCCGATGGCCGGCACGCATACGCCGCCGCCCGCGCTGCCCCTGCCCGACAGCGGCAAGCCGCCCGTGGCCGCCGTCGTGCCACCGGTAGCGCCCATCGTGCCGCCCGTGCCCGACATCCGCCCGGAACAGCGTCCCGAAGCGCGCCCGCTGCCGGGCCAGAAGGTGGTGCGCATGATTACCATCGCGCTCGATCCCGGCCACGGCGGCGAAGATCCTGGCGCCATGGGCAGCCGGGGCAGCCGCGAAAAAGACGTGGTGCTGGCCATCGCCAAGCGCCTCAAGACCAAGCTGGAACTGCAGCCAAACATGCGCGTCATGCTCACGCGCGACGCCGACTTCTTCGTCCCGCTGGGCATGCGCGTGGAAAAGGCGCGCAAGGTACAGGCCGACCTGTTCGTCTCGATCCACGCCGACGCCTTCATCCAGCCGACGGCGCGCGGCTCGTCCGTCTTCGTGCTGTCCGAAAAAGGCGCCACCTCGACGGCCGCGCGCTGGCTGGCCAACAAGGAAAACCAGGCCGACCTGATTGGCGGCGTGAACGTAAAGAACCACGACAAGCAGCTGGCCAGCGTGCTGCTCGACCTGTCGACAACGGCGCAGATCAATGACAGCATGAAGCTGGGCAAGGCCGTGCTGCGCGAAATCGGCGGCATCAACCGTCTGCACAAGGGTTCCGTCGAGCAGGCCGGCTTCGCCGTGCTGAAGGCGCCGGACATTCCCTCCATCCTGATCGAGACGGCGTTCATCTCCAATCCGGAAGAAGAAGCCAAGCTGACCGACAACGGCTATCAGGACCAGATGGCCGACGCCATCGTCACGGGCATCAAGAATTATTTTGCCAAGAATCCGCCGCTGGCGAAAAGCCGCCTGACCTGACATGAAAGCCTAGCATGAGCAAGAGTATCTTTGGCGAGCTGCCGGCCGTGACCATCCGCGCCGCCGACGGCGCGCAGGCGACCGTCACCCTGTACGGCGGCCACCTGGTCTCGTGGCAGACCAGCGATGGCCAGGAGCGCCTGTTCTGCAGCCGGGATTCCGCGCTCGATGGCAGCCGCGCCATCCGTGGCGGCGTGCCCGTGATCTTTCCCCAGTTCGGCGCGCGCGGCACGGGCATGCGCCACGGCTTTGCGCGCGTGGCGACCTGGCAGCTGGAATCGAGCGGCGACACCGATGGCGCTGCATGGGCGCAATTTGCCCTGACCCAGGCTGACTTGCCGGAAGCGATCGCCGCCACCTGGGCCTATGCCTTCACCTTGCGCCTGCGCGTGGCCGTCAAGGCGCAGACGCTGGAACTGAACCTGTCAGTGCATAACACGGGCGAGCAGGCGTTTCCATTCTCGGCGGCCCTGCACAGCTATTTTTCGATAGATCAATTGAGCGAGGCGCGCGTCGGCGGCTTGCAGCGCGTGCGCTATTCGGACGAAACGCCGCAAGATGCCTTGCAGGCGGAAGAAGTGCTGCAATTCGCGGACAAGCTGGACCGCATCTACTACCAGCTGCCGGGCGCCTTGAGTCTGCAGTCCGGCGGCCATACGCTGCGCCTGGAACAGCAGGGTTTTACGGACGCCGTCGTGTGGAACCCGGGCGCGCAAGACGCGGCCGCCCTGCCCGACCTGGCCGACGATGAATACCAGCGCTTCATCTGCATCGAGCCAGCCCTGATCCAGCCCGACCTGCTGGCCGCCGGCGCCGAATGGACGGGCCGCCAGCATCTCGCATTTATTTAATTCGACTCCTTGATGATGCGGCCGTTGGCAGGCTGGATCGGGCGCGCATTCAAGGGATACAAGCGGCTGAACAGCGCCATCTGCGCCGGCGAAGCCTGCACCGGCTGCTTCATCACCAGCCACAGCACGCCTTCGCTGCAAGGCGGCTCCGTCATCGACCCCATGTACGTGTAGTAATCGCGCCGCGTGGGCAGCATCTCGGCCGGGTCGAGCAGGATGGTCGGCTGCATGGTCTCGAATTTTTCCAGCGGCAGGTTGTTCCACACGGTCTGGATGGTCGCTTGCGGCGCGCCCCGCTCCAGCAGCAGCGCCAGCACGGCTTGCCGGCCTTCCGCATCGCGGTGCACCAGGTGCACCACCATCTCGAATGCCTTGCCATTGATGCGCTCTTCGGACGGACGGTGGAAATGGAATTGCTGCAGCTCGAACATGCGGTTCTGCACCGTGATGTAATTGCCGCCGCTCACGCCCACCTGCACCGTGTGGCCATTGTCGACCACATTGAACGACGACGGATGGTAGTCAAAGCTGATCTGCTCGAGTTCCACCTTCATGCCGTCGCGGATATCGATCGGCGACTGCCGGCTGCCATTGCCGCACTTGGCCCAGTCGACATTGATCTTGCTCCAGTGGGCCGGGCCGCTGTCGCCTTCGTACGACCAGTGCGTGCCGCGCGGCACGGGCGGCGGTGGCGGCGGCGCGGCCTTCACCACGGCGGCGCGCTTGGCGCGGGCGGCGGCGCGGGCCGCCTGGGTCGCGCGCATTTCCGCCAGGCGCGCCGCGATGCGTTCGGACAGGTCGACTTCGGCCGCTTCTTCCTTCTCGCGCGCCGTGGGCGCGACGACGACAGGCGCCTTGGCCTCCTTGCCCTTCACCGATTCGGTCAGGGTTTTCATGGCGGCCGCGCGCGCCGACGCCGACATGGGCGCGGATG
This genomic interval carries:
- a CDS encoding N-acetylmuramoyl-L-alanine amidase; this translates as MPSPSQIRPEPLISSPITRRTVLKAGGTLLLSVFAPMSAMAAQILAVRVWPAEDYTRVTLENDSILKATHFIVKDPERLVVDIEGLELNPTLKGLVAKIQSNDPYIKQVRVGQNRPNVVRLVFDLKEEVTPQLFTLPPAGSYNHRLIFDLYPVHEPDLIAQMIEKGDWSSDPAKPPMAGTHTPPPALPLPDSGKPPVAAVVPPVAPIVPPVPDIRPEQRPEARPLPGQKVVRMITIALDPGHGGEDPGAMGSRGSREKDVVLAIAKRLKTKLELQPNMRVMLTRDADFFVPLGMRVEKARKVQADLFVSIHADAFIQPTARGSSVFVLSEKGATSTAARWLANKENQADLIGGVNVKNHDKQLASVLLDLSTTAQINDSMKLGKAVLREIGGINRLHKGSVEQAGFAVLKAPDIPSILIETAFISNPEEEAKLTDNGYQDQMADAIVTGIKNYFAKNPPLAKSRLT
- a CDS encoding carbonic anhydrase, coding for MASAKDAPAPASAAASAPMSASARAAAMKTLTESVKGKEAKAPVVVAPTAREKEEAAEVDLSERIAARLAEMRATQAARAAARAKRAAVVKAAPPPPPPVPRGTHWSYEGDSGPAHWSKINVDWAKCGNGSRQSPIDIRDGMKVELEQISFDYHPSSFNVVDNGHTVQVGVSGGNYITVQNRMFELQQFHFHRPSEERINGKAFEMVVHLVHRDAEGRQAVLALLLERGAPQATIQTVWNNLPLEKFETMQPTILLDPAEMLPTRRDYYTYMGSMTEPPCSEGVLWLVMKQPVQASPAQMALFSRLYPLNARPIQPANGRIIKESN
- a CDS encoding D-hexose-6-phosphate mutarotase, with translation MSKSIFGELPAVTIRAADGAQATVTLYGGHLVSWQTSDGQERLFCSRDSALDGSRAIRGGVPVIFPQFGARGTGMRHGFARVATWQLESSGDTDGAAWAQFALTQADLPEAIAATWAYAFTLRLRVAVKAQTLELNLSVHNTGEQAFPFSAALHSYFSIDQLSEARVGGLQRVRYSDETPQDALQAEEVLQFADKLDRIYYQLPGALSLQSGGHTLRLEQQGFTDAVVWNPGAQDAAALPDLADDEYQRFICIEPALIQPDLLAAGAEWTGRQHLAFI